In the Pseudothauera hydrothermalis genome, one interval contains:
- a CDS encoding HAD-IA family hydrolase produces MAPRFELIVFDWDGTLLDSAAAIVSSIQAACRDLGLPEPSPSRARHVIGLGLGDALRHAVPALPERDYPRMVERYRHHYLSRDHELTLFPGVFEMIESLAARGRLLAVATGKSRVGLNRALAHSGLGPFFHATRCADECFSKPHPAMLEQLMDELGVSPERALMVGDTTHDLQMAKNAGVAGLAVSFGAHPREALEAEQPLACLPTPQDLAAWLRDHA; encoded by the coding sequence ATGGCCCCACGCTTTGAACTCATCGTTTTCGATTGGGACGGCACCTTGCTCGATTCGGCAGCGGCCATCGTCTCGTCCATCCAAGCGGCTTGTCGGGACCTGGGCCTGCCCGAACCCTCGCCGTCGCGTGCCCGCCATGTGATCGGGCTGGGTTTGGGCGATGCGCTGCGCCATGCGGTGCCAGCGTTACCGGAGCGCGACTATCCACGCATGGTGGAGCGCTACCGCCACCATTATCTGTCGCGTGACCATGAATTGACGCTTTTTCCGGGCGTGTTCGAGATGATCGAATCGCTGGCCGCGCGCGGGCGCTTGCTTGCGGTGGCGACCGGAAAAAGCCGCGTCGGACTCAATCGCGCCTTGGCCCATTCCGGGCTTGGTCCCTTCTTTCATGCCACCCGCTGCGCCGACGAGTGTTTTTCCAAACCGCATCCGGCGATGTTGGAACAGTTGATGGATGAGCTGGGGGTGTCGCCGGAGCGGGCCTTGATGGTCGGGGATACCACGCACGACCTGCAGATGGCCAAAAATGCCGGGGTGGCTGGGCTGGCGGTGAGTTTTGGGGCGCATCCGCGCGAGGCGTTGGAGGCTGAGCAGCCGCTGGCCTGCCTGCCCACACCGCAGGACTTGGCGGCGTGGCTGCGTGATCATGCTTGA
- a CDS encoding RluA family pseudouridine synthase translates to MTIQGKAIAVRHERIDEAAAGQRIDNFLLRLAKGVPKSHIYRILRAGQVRVNGRRVQQTYRLVAGDEVRIPPLRLAQPGASAPAPAGKPLPVVWEDDALLVVDKPAGKAVHGGSGVSYGIIEQLRSQRPEARMLELAHRLDRETSGLLIVAKKRSALAALHDMMREGRVEKRYLALVSGRWTNALQHVKLPLFKYLTADGERRVRVSADGKPSHSVVRLVKRWRRFSLLEVELKSGRTHQIRVHLAHLGFPLAGDDKYGDFALNKQLEGEGLKRMFLHAARLRFSHPCSGQVLALNAPLPHELQSFIDYLDAEDSPEHGPTL, encoded by the coding sequence ATGACGATACAAGGCAAAGCGATTGCGGTACGACACGAGCGCATCGATGAGGCCGCGGCCGGCCAGCGCATCGACAACTTTTTGCTGCGGCTCGCCAAGGGCGTGCCCAAAAGTCACATTTACCGCATCCTGCGGGCCGGCCAAGTGCGGGTCAACGGCCGCCGGGTGCAGCAGACCTACCGCTTGGTCGCTGGCGATGAGGTGCGTATTCCGCCGCTCCGCCTCGCGCAGCCTGGCGCCAGCGCGCCAGCGCCGGCCGGCAAGCCGTTGCCGGTAGTATGGGAAGACGACGCCTTGCTCGTGGTGGACAAGCCCGCCGGCAAGGCAGTGCATGGCGGCAGTGGGGTGAGCTATGGAATCATCGAGCAGTTGCGCAGTCAGCGACCAGAGGCGCGGATGCTGGAACTTGCCCATCGTCTGGATCGGGAAACCTCCGGGCTGTTGATCGTCGCCAAAAAACGTTCCGCGCTGGCCGCGTTGCACGACATGATGCGCGAAGGGCGGGTCGAGAAACGTTATCTCGCGCTGGTTTCGGGTCGCTGGACCAATGCCTTGCAGCACGTCAAGCTGCCGCTGTTCAAATATCTGACCGCCGACGGTGAGCGTCGGGTGCGGGTCAGCGCTGACGGCAAACCGTCACACTCGGTGGTGCGCTTGGTCAAGCGCTGGCGGCGCTTCAGTTTGCTGGAAGTGGAACTGAAGTCCGGACGCACCCATCAGATCAGGGTGCATTTGGCGCATCTGGGTTTCCCGCTCGCGGGCGATGACAAATACGGCGACTTTGCGCTCAACAAACAACTGGAAGGCGAAGGTCTGAAACGCATGTTTTTGCATGCGGCGCGCTTGCGCTTCAGCCATCCGTGTAGCGGCCAGGTGCTGGCTCTGAATGCGCCGCTGCCGCACGAGCTGCAAAGCTTTATCGATTATCTGGATGCCGAGGACAGCCCTGAACATGGCCCCACGCTTTGA